Part of the Quercus lobata isolate SW786 chromosome 6, ValleyOak3.0 Primary Assembly, whole genome shotgun sequence genome, acttcagCACAAAAATGGAACCAGGCAAGAATCACCTGATATTTTACATAAGCAACCGTTTTCTCACAGAAAACACCAGTTTGTTCCAATTATTTTCTTACTTCCGAATTTTCAGCAACGTACCCATGCACCACAAAGAAAATATTGCCTTTCAACTTTTAAGCAAGGAAACTATCTAAGTACCCATAAATAGAAGTTTAAGAACACTAACCAGAAGGAAATGTTCGCTTTCGTAATAGCAAAGAATCTAAGCCACAACCTCTTAATTTCACTTTGCAAACAAGGCATGTTCACTGCTgcaacatatatttaaaatgctAACAGCAAGTCTTCCACTTTCAATAAACTCTATTATAACTGATCCACTGAGCATCTGATAGCTTTTGGCATTGTTGTGCATAATCCTTAGTTGGAGACTTTGAATAGGAGGGGATCTTCTCCCCATTGGTTACTCATGGACGATGACATCTAAATAATATGCTTTTGATTTGTAACTTTCATGCTATATATGAACATAAGGAATATTCTTCTGTCAAAAAGTTTCAGTGCACTCACCTatattatgttcaaaataataCACTAAAAAGAAACAGTAGCACTGTATGCTTTTCTTTCCAattggcaaaccataatcaGTGAGGACCTACATAATGGAGCAGGCAACAGTAGTGTATTTAGCATGCATCTGTACATGGAAAATTTCCTGCATCCTACAACTAATTATACAATCAATGCCTACCATATGGCTCAACCAGCAATGGAAAAAATTAACCAAGAACTTCAACAGCCTAGGATAGATGTAGAAAATAAAGGGCAATAGcatccaaaatttcatattgTTATTCTAACCAATAATGGATAGCAATGATCTTTTTCGTAGCTGGGCCAGGAGTCATTGCCATGCATGAATGCCTGATGATGCTTCCAAACTTCTGCATTATAATTCTCTGTTACACTGAAAGACAAGGCATTTTGTTTGATTGTCTCAAGAAACTTATCCAATGAATTGCCTCTTTTAGGACTTAAAAAAATAGCTTCAGAAGGTCCCTCTTTTTTCAACAAGAACCTGATGATTCGAGCAAGGCCATTGTGGAATTCCTTAAAGAAAGTGCTGTCAAAATGTCATAACAAagaacataattttaaaaagatatatttttttaatacaaacaTAGAAGTTATAAAGATACACTTGGCATGCACATGAGAAATCGTACAAGTGCTTTCTGTTGACTAGTGAAGAAAACTTAGCCATTTAGACATATCTGGGTTAGTAAAAAAGTGTAAGCAACAAAAAATTCTTACCCAATCACCTCACAAACTCAATTATAAAACATGACGTGTACAATGGAAAGAGGCATCTGCCAGATAGATTTGAGGCTGAGTGCCATGTACACTTAAAAGGTTGGACCCATAAATGACTAACGCCCAGCATCAGAAACTCAAACCCTTGTCTTTGTCACTGGGCATCAGAAAGCACTTGGGAAACAATTTCAATCAATGAAGGAAAAATCACCTGATtcacatttgatgattttcCTCACTCTATAAAATGATGAAAGCGGTAAGACAAGACATACATTGTAGCAACCTAAACACTTTAGAAAAATCAGACTTACCAGTCACTTGCAATAATGACATCAAAAGCATTAgagatatttgatatttcttcTTGATCCCAATGCAATGTCATAGAGCTCACTCTTGTAGCACCAAATGCTCCAGAATTGGCATCTATATTACGCTGAATATCTGGATGTCAAGGAACTCTGAACCTGAATCCAAAAAAagtcaagaaggaaaaaaggagaaagaggaaGGGGGCGGTTGCTTGTTGCTATAAATAATCTAAAACATGCATGTTAGCAAttggagaaaaggaaaaaaaattaaaaaacgaaaaaaaaaaaaaaaaaaaaaaaaaaaaaaaaaaagaggaggaaaTGATGGTACCAAACAGTAGCTTGATAACAGAAAGTGTGCAAATAAAGACTATTAGAactggacaaaaaaaaaaaaaaaaaatagacgaCAGAATGAGCAGGGATTGGTCCAGATTGAGAAAGCCCAATGCCATCCATAAACCCAACTCTTGAGCAGGCCATCAACTTAAATTCAGGGCCACTACTGAAAATGGTTAAAAGCAACTTAAGGCTTACACAGATATTTATCTAGAAAATCTACTTATCAGAAAAAACTGTAATCCATCGAGACAATCTGTCATTCATGATTCTCCTCCATTAATCCCCTCAAGTAGATACATGCAATCCACAAAGCCGCACATGGGTCTTTCTCTTGCTCCTTCACCCAAACTCCACACTTTGTGTAGGACAAGAACTCTCCCATGTGTCCCACCATGTTTTTCTACTCCTCAATGTCCTATCAGTTGTCTTGGCAATTTGCATTATTAGCATTAtttgattggtaagttacaaaCACATCCAGTGAGTCTTGATTTCTTGAACTCACCCTCTGCCTTATTCTTACAAGAGGAAGAGGTGTCATTTGAACTATAACTCATTGGcagaaatttatattattattcaaTCTAAGTTGAAGAACGGTATCTCAAAACAATGTCCATAGACTTTGACAACAATTGCACATATCAACCAACACATACCATCACAAGATATAATAGACTTACCGAAAACATAACTGCTCACTTGACCAAATCAAAAGGGAACTATCAACTAACCTATAGTTGAGAATACACCtgtcacaaaaaaaagaaaaaaaaaaggatacaaTCAACAACTTGAGGATTTCCATCTGATATTACAACTTCTACTGCCTCCGTGATTGCAGCAATTACTAAACCAGCTAAGCCATAACCTGATCCAAGCTCAATAACTCTTTTAGATCTGgaaaaattaggaaaatgcagagaaatcttataaaaaaaagtaattaaaaaaaacagatAATGCTCCAGAGAAATGCTAGCAACTGATACAAAACATGCATGACTGACATATGCAAGTGTAAATTTGAGACAGACACGTACCATTACTTTAAAAAACTGACAGACCAAAATAATAACAGTTTTACTAACCTGAACATGTCTGCATGTGACAAGCAAAAATAAGCAAGGACTTCTTCTGAAGGCCAATGACCTGTACAAGAATTTGTTAAGTACAATTTTAAGAGAGAGTGACAAATACAATGACCAAGTATAtcagcagtttttttttttgataagtaaccaAGTATATCAGCAGTTATATAACCAAAATCTGTGCAAGCAAATAAAGCACCAAAACTTGTAACATCAAACATAACTGGAATGgatgtgaagaaagaaaagcagGAAG contains:
- the LOC115950945 gene encoding calmodulin-lysine N-methyltransferase-like isoform X2, with amino-acid sequence METRRTTGKAASLRWQILRQALLRRPPPHIPEGQSETSIKSISRKTTRGFNLIPCQLVEQNDAVAVEETNLSGSDDHPRPREARLCYTLPIEGAPTLFLTQRVEERAYLGDFEICNRYNVDNTGLVCHWPSEEVLAYFCLSHADMFRSKRVIELGSGYGLAGLVIAAITEAVEVVISDGNPQVVDYIQRNIDANSGAFGATRVSSMTLHWDQEEISNISNAFDVIIASDCTFFKEFHNGLARIIRFLLKKEGPSEAIFLSPKRGNSLDKFLETIKQNALSFSVTENYNAEVWKHHQAFMHGNDSWPSYEKDHCYPLLVRITI
- the LOC115950945 gene encoding calmodulin-lysine N-methyltransferase-like isoform X1, which encodes METRRTTGKAASLRWQILRQALLRRPPPHIPEEGQSETSIKSISRKTTRGFNLIPCQLVEQNDAVAVEETNLSGSDDHPRPREARLCYTLPIEGAPTLFLTQRVEERAYLGDFEICNRYNVDNTGLVCHWPSEEVLAYFCLSHADMFRSKRVIELGSGYGLAGLVIAAITEAVEVVISDGNPQVVDYIQRNIDANSGAFGATRVSSMTLHWDQEEISNISNAFDVIIASDCTFFKEFHNGLARIIRFLLKKEGPSEAIFLSPKRGNSLDKFLETIKQNALSFSVTENYNAEVWKHHQAFMHGNDSWPSYEKDHCYPLLVRITI